The genomic window GTGGGGGAAAGCCATAGGTTCCCAATCAACTTCTTCTCCGTTCAAACGCGCCTTCCTCCTCTCTTGTCTTTTCTCTAACTCTTTCCTTCTTTGCTTAGCATTTGgtttaaatcctaaaccaaaGCGGTCCTGTTTTTCCTTCACCACTGGTGCCTCTATTCTTCCTTGAAGGCGTCTTCCCAGTCCTCTTCCAGGCATAGCTCCTTTCCCAACTGTCATTTGTAATCCCATCTTCGTGGCTCTAGACATGCTGGGCATTGGGATCCTCTTTCCCTCAATAACAGAGGTCACATTTACGAACTCTaaggatcgaaaggaacattcgaTCGCCTCCTCATCTGTTCCCAAATATGGTACGTCACTGGTTACCGATGCAATAATGTCTTCCTCAACGTCGATCGTAACTAACCGGCCTTCTGTCACTAATTTCAACTTCTGGTGCAATGATGAAGGCACCGCCCCTGCTGAATGAATCCATGGTCTCCCCAGCAAGCAATTATAcgaaggcttgatatccatcactaagAAATCCACTTCGTATGTATTCGGGCCAATCAAGAGGGGTATTTCTATTCTTCCCATCACCTTTCTTtcggtgccatcaaatgctctcactatattctggcatgatttcatgtgggAACTATCCACCGGTAACCTATTTAAGGTAGATAGGGGTAAAACATTCAAGgctgatccattatcaattaGCACTCCCGCTAACGTATACTCCCCACAGCGAGTAGTGATATGTAATGCTTTGGTGGCTCCTCTTCCCCccggcggtatttcatcatcattaaagaaaatgaaattgtcGGCACTGATATTGTTAACCAAACGGTCCAACTTATTCACTGAGATATCACTagcgacataagtttcatttagcaccttaatcaacgcattacgatgtaccTCTGAACTTAGAAGCAATTCAAGCACCGAGATACGAGCCGGTTGCTTATGTAATTGTTCTACCACGCTGTACTTGCtatgttttaagaattttagaaattctttAGCCTCATTTTCAGTTACCGGCTGATTGACGCGCGGCTCAATTTTGTTTGCTTTTGCTTTTCCCAATTCAACCGCTAAGGCTTTTCCTTTTCCAGATTCCACTCTAGCATTTGCCGGATTATAGCGTTTTCCACTTCGTGTATAGAATCCTTCATCCTCTCCTGAAGCATTTACCAAGCTCTCTTCTCCTGGGATTGTtacattgcagtcgtaattccaaggaacctttttgctatccttgtagggaaaggatacaggtttttggattatgacctttGGTGCTATTTGTATACCAGATTCTCTGATCATTGGttttgaaataatcaccaccggGTGATTAGCCTTTTGGGTTTTCCCCGTAGATCCTTCTTCTGCAGCATAAACCTCTCCTTCTTCTAGTCCCTTAATCTCTTCATAAAACTCCAACTCTTTGTTATCCATTAAGTTTTGCACCATGGTTCTGAACTCGGTGCATTCTTGGATGTCATGGCTTTCTCCTGCATGGAACTCACAAAACTTTCTTACTCCTTCAGGCCTTTCTATTGAACCTTGCTTGATGAGACCTCTTTTCATCATTTGTTTCCAAACCCATTCAATGGGGGTCTTTATCTCTGCTATGTTGGCTTTGACTCTCCTTCCTCCATACTCAATTATCGCATTCACCCCTTTATTATCATGGTTGGGCAACGGATTCTCTGCTACATTCGGTCCTGATGAGTCGCCAATCTTTACGATCCCCAAATTGATAAGTTTTTCAACTAACTTCTTGAATGCAGTGCAGTTCTCAATCGAGTGCCCCTTAGTCCCCGCGTGATACTCGCATTGGGCGTTTGCGTCATACCACTTAGGGTATGGAGGTTGTATTGGTTTCAGGTAAAATGGAGATaccacatgtgcatcgaataagttCTGGTACAATTCCCTAAACGTCACTGGGATGGGTGTGAATTGAGGTCTCTCTACGTTTGACCTTTGATTAGATTCAAGTTTCGAAGAACCTTGTTGATTAGCGGTTACTGCTCTGGCTTGCCCCACTGTGATTGATTTAGAATGGTCCCTGTTAAACACACTTGCGTTGTTTATCTCATGCTCTTTTTTTCTTGGGGCTGGCCTTTTAGTACTTTCTCCCACTTCTATCTTGCCGCATCTTATGgcattctctatcatttctccagacatcaCTATGTCTGAAAAGCTTTTAGTGGCACTGCCCAACATGTGATTGAGAAATGGAGCCTTTAGAGTATTGATAAAAAGCATAGTTATCTCTTTCTCTAAAAGTGGTGGTTGAACTTGCGCAGCCACTTCCCTCCATCTCTAAGCATATTGTCAGAAACTCTcattaggcttcttttccatgttttgcaatACAATTCGATCGGGTGCTATATCCATCACGTGTCTATACTGCTTCATAAAGGCTTGCGCCAAATCCTTCCATGAATGAATGTTGGCCCGACTTAATTGGTTGTACCATCTAGCCGCTGacccgatcaaactgtcctggaagtaATGAATCAGCAATGGGTCATTGTTGATGTATCCTGTCATCCtcctacaaaacatagtaatatgggcttCGGGGCAACTGGTCCCGTTGTACTTCTCAAAATCCGGCATTTTAAATTTGGGAGGTAGCACTAGATCAGGTACCAGACTCAAATCTTTAGCGTCCATTCCTCGATGGTAATCGGTATTTTCTAGGGCTTGAAACTTCTCCTCTAACCATTTACATCGGTCTTCTAATTGTTTCGGTAGGTCTACTCTTGTCTTCTCTATTTCTGCTGCATCATCGAGATCCGGAACCACGGGATTAAtaggattatccccgggattagaacccgaacCTGTTGGGAAGTTCATCGATGCTGGGGCACCAACTTGGTATTGGGATCTAATGGTGACAGGTACCCTCTGGGGGGTACACCCCTGGTTGCGTCTGGACATTAGTTGGGGCGAAAACTGGAGGGTAGGCAGGGTCTTCGTGATCATCCCCAGAATTTATTGTGGGGCTCTTTCCCTTATCGTGCCCCCCAGCCATTAACTGTTTTAATTGATTCAATAATTCTCTTTGGGATGCTTCCATATCTTGCTGCAGTTTGGCTAGTTTTTCTTGCATCTGAGCTTGCATCTATTCTCGCAATTGCTCTAATTTCTCTagtctttgatccatttctttggttCTCCAGCGAGTACCGTAATGATATCTAGTTGACAGATTTTCGTTgatttccagggtaactgtcattaATTAGagctctttattattattattattttttggaactttaatgcatatgataaaAATGCAATGCAGATGAATGAATGCAAAGAAAAGGcattgattctaattcaatttcgtTAGAAAAACTtgactagaaaacaaatttctttacataaagtggattacatatacggctttgccttTATGCTCAAAGCCTTAACCCTCTTAAGGAGCCAGGCTAACTCTCGACCCCGACTTGACTCTGACTCATATTTCAAACTCAGTATATCAGCGTGAACCGCTAAGGTTTGCAGATGgtcagccacttcccgcacttgagtcacagcttcgcccataacgtaatctctatctctaatctgactTTGAAGATGATGGAGCTGCTCTTGGTACTGTTCATTATGTTTTTCAAGAAGTTCTACTCGTAATTCAGAATTTCGCAATGCGTCTTCAAGTTCTTCTATCTTTTTcttcaattcttcaattttgcTCAAACTTACTCTCAGCTCGATCATAGAGTTACGACTACGGCACAAGTGAAGCGAGCTTTCCAACTCAGCTATCTGGGCTTTTAATCTTGCTTCTTCATTTCGGCATTCTAACAAATTTTTCTCCAAAATGCTTTCTCGAGCTCGGGcgtcttgaaatttcttttcccactgaacAACTTTGGCCTTTTCTTCCttgatctcttgtcgccattGCTCTGATGTTTTACCTAAACCCGCAGTTCTCAGTGACAAACGCAGCTTCTTATAATCTATTTTTAAACTATCTaaatcctcttcagccttgttcTTCCCTTTCCTCAACTTTTCAGCTTCCAACTTGTGGATATCGACATCTAGTCCCAAACGCATCTTTTCCTCTTCTAGCTattctatcttcttttctaatTCCAAACTTCGTTTTTCAAAGTCCTGtctgatgatctctaattctgatgGAACTACTTGCAAATGCTCCTCTATGGATCGAACGCAATCTTCTCTTGGCctagggatgttatcattaaCCCTCTTACTTCGCCATCCATGATACTCGGGGGTCATCATCACTCCCACAGTAAATCGTTTCATCCGATGAGTTTGCCTCCAACCATTGGTCATCTCTCGAATCTTCTTCTTGTAACCATCATCTTTATACGAAAACTCGCACTGAGCTAGTCCTTGGGTGACAGGTACGAACTGTCTTGACCCATACTGTTTCAGTACCATCAATGGCGCATAGCCAAcagctccccaaatcccaagtaaagggacccagtcgaaattCCCACACCGATACAAGATCTCATCGGGCACCATCCAAAGAGCTTtccattcaacatcttcatcTTTGAGATTTTGAAGAATCGCTATCCATCTCTCCACGGTAATGTTGTCACGTCTCGGCATGGCTGCTAATTCTTTCAATGGAGAATAATCCTTGGAAAATACTCGGTAAGAGACTTTATCCACTTTCCAGAAGTGACTGTGAAACCACACCAACaagagctgtgcacatccaatgaatcttccCTCCCCCACACTTCGGCACACACTTAAAGATCTAAATGTCTCAGCCAAAATTGCTGGAACAGGTGTGACCCTCTTGTCCagtcgatcaaacaaatcagtaaCTGCCTCGTCTATATATCCCAACGCTCTAGGGAAAATCATCAGCCCATAAATGCCCAAAGCAAAAACATCGACTCTTTTCTTTGTATCAGAGTGGGCTAAAATCAAATCACGCAGACTTCTCCAAGGAATACATTTGTTTTCCCCTTTTTGTTTGACTCGTGCTAAGACCTATTGCTCACTCATTCCCAAGATGTTCACTAGCTTCTTCACAAAAGTCGGGACATTGACGGCTTTAGAATATACTTTATCTGCCTGAAACCTTGGGCAATGCAGTAAGGTTGTATATTCCTCTATGGTAGGCACCAAGTCTATCTCCCCAAAAGTAAAGCAACTATAAGCGGGATTCCAAAATTGGGCCAGAGCTCGAAACAAATGCTCGTCCACTTTAatatcaagcaaataaggcaagtCACCATAATTAGAGTAAAACAATTGTTTGACTTCATTATCCCACTGGGCCCATATTTCTTTCAACACCCGAAAATTATTCTGAGTTACATTGATATAAGTGAAGTCCGATAACTCTGATGTGTACCCTTCTGTCAAGCTGTCTCCTTTCTCGAGTTGCGTTTTTtctgaccatattcggacaaccgcattatcttccactttatcaagaaattcactTTCCATGATTAGCTTTCTATCTAGTAACCGAATGTGAATCAacgccttttataatgaaatgccaTGTATGCCATACAGTCAAAACAAAACACAATAAATTAGTATAAGAGTAAAATCCAATACAAGCAATAAATAATAAAGCACCTATTTAGGTACATACTAGGGGTTTGAAGtgattctacctagggtgggttcctaaggttcactatatgtggtttggctTCTAAAGAAAAGGTatccgaaccagcagattcctcgatcctcacccattataggctcatacggaccgagttcggttcatgggaatacatttccctatggctgcacggagatgaaaatctcacgaagacataggtacggatgtatcccgaaagtgatccactatcctgcacggaggtgaaaacctcacgaaggactagcttctcactcccacttaaaaggtgtgaccaacggtcatgcaatgcaatgcagaaagatataaaaatttaaaatacaaaacatgataaaaactataactcaaaacaaatgaaatgcaatgagaggatcgtacatttaaatcaaattttcaaattttgacaaaaagacaagaaataatcaactcgtggcttgactctcttatttaaattCCCCAGCgcagtcgccaagctgttgacaccatttttttggatagaaaacggggtcgacttgggttttaaaaatgaaaacgggagtcgccaccaatcctttttaatgaggtgtggttggatcacctcgaaaagtggttgtttttaataaacggtttgattttattaaaataacgattttggtccacgaaattcagaaaacgggttcgggagtcgattacgtacgaggaaggattaacaccctcgtaacgcccaaaattggtacctagttgattatttaatgtcttaatgtcgaaaattgataactttgaagaattaaaaaaaacgATCCTTTGTCTTAAAATGACATGTATAAAATAGGTTGCttgtaaaaaaaaactcctacgataaaaattaaaaaaaaggatattcaattgttcaagtcagatgaggaaatcgcaacccaatacgttagggcacaatttctcaacattctgaacattgaatattgcctcggttatttttaagaaaattgtcATCCCGAAAAAaacatgtcacatccaatgcgttaggacacgacATATTCAATTCCTGATAATGAgcttttattcatgttttttgaTTAAAAAAACATTCTCGATAATTTAGACTCATCGGAagaaatcggaacccaatacgttagggctcgatccTGTCGAAAATctcaaataccgagtattgctcttattttcaaaaatttccctgtttttcttttttttttaaaaaaaaaaattagataaaattgatgTAATGCTAAACTCGATATATGGCATAAGTGTCACATTAATAAACGAAAATAATGAACATGATAATATGGACAAACAACcacaataaaaacaacaataataataaaaaaagacaaaTGAATTACATACAACAACATGCAAATAGAAGAAATAAACTAATATATCTCCcaataaataacaaacatataaacaaataaacatcAAATACAACAATagcaataacaataacaaaatttataaaactatctaatgtacatatataataaaatttaaaactaaaagatataaatgaataaatactaacaattatattattattattattattagaataataaataatctaTAGTTAAAAAGAACACAAAAGATATAAGTATTTACATAatgataacatataataaaacaaacatattttaataaataaatataaatagaaagataaaaaataaaataaaataaaataaaataaaaacacaaagctaatagtaaaatataataatatagtaaGGAATAAATGTAAAAAGGAAAAATACAAGCATGGTAATAAGTAGATTAattaataagataataaaaataacaaaaaatggaCTAATTCagaataaaacaaattttaaaggATAAAACTAGAATAAAATGAACAAAGAAGGACCAAAATAGAAGGGCGCGAAAAGGCAGAGGGCCAAATGGGTAATAAACTCGACTTTAGGCCATGCGTCCCTTCCTCAAGTGTCCAATCGAAatgaggactaaattaaaaaagggaaCAAATCCTTAGTCCGAATTAAAAGAGGAGAAAAATAAATGGTCCAAATTGAAACAGACCGAAAATGTGGAAGGGCCTTAAGCGGAAATAACCCCTTTTAAGGCTAAAACACGCGGACCCTGGTTGGACGGGTCGGGTCGCTCGCGGGTCGcgccaaacggcgccgttttggtctAATAGGCTTgccccaaaacgatgtcgttttgggggCCTATAAAAGCCcactttttagaaaaaaatgtcatttgcctcattatttcaaaaaaatttttttaagttttctctCAAGCCCTTTTGGGCAGTCCGGCCTAAGGTCCGGCCGTCGGCCACCGTGCCGGTGAACGGTCGCCGGCGGTGGCAGCGGCgtacgcggtggccggaaaattcAAAATAGCCCACTTTGTCCCCTTTTCCGAGTAAGGTTTGTATTTGGGATAAAAAAAAACGAGATCTCGGCAAAAGAGGGCCGAAATCGAAAGAAACCTTTCGGTTTTCCCTCTCCACCGCCGCCGGAGACAGGTAAATTCCTTCcccctttgtttttattttatatttttatgtatattgatttaatgaaaatgaaaagagaaagaaacaatATAGAAAACTGAAATAGaacgaaaataagaaaaagaagtcGGAAAAAACGAAGTAAATCACCTtctaaaaactttttttatttcttccaaatttttttccaaaagccCCTTACAATGTTGATATTCGGCTATTTATAGCCCATTACaaccatttttacaatttttctacTGTTATTGTACTTGTTGTTGCATGTGATTTCTCTTGCAGGTCAGGGGAGTTGGTGGAGCAGGTGGAGTTGAGCGACGTCGGTCAGAGGGGCTGCGGCGGTAGTTGGATCAaagaccctaggtgcggcgcacctagggttaggtGGCTGCCAATTTTCTGAAAACGGGCTAGGGTTAGGTAGATTGGGCCTGTTGGGTTTGTAATGTAATtgggttgtttttatttttttattttgttggatTTTGGGTATTATTTGGGTTAGTTGGGCCCCGAGCGAAGTGGGCTTGTACACTAATTAGTGGGGTTAGTTgaatatttggtgatgtattttgaCTATAAATGTTTTGTTTTCATATTGAAGGAGTAAGCAGATCAGTTTTGAGTATGTTGAATGCTTCATTGCTGcacgtttgtgagcaagtaaattgTTCTTTGTTTCTTCCTGCTTTGTTCAATATCTTGTTCTCTTCTTTTGTTGTTGTCAAAACCCCAACAACTTGGCATGCCAAGTTCTCCTAGTGGAATTGCATAAGGCCAGATTACACCTGTGCATTGTCAAAATTTTCCTAGTAAAGGTCGATGGTATAAACTGGAATTCAAGAAGAGAATAGAAGCCAAAGACAGACTgcgtaagttttttattttaagctACTTGGAGTCAGCAAAATGATGATTTAGAGAATAGCAATACCCAGGTTCTAGTTTTAAAAGTTACAGTTTTGTATGTATTGCAAATGTATGATAGTCGCATGACTACCATAAAAGCTGGTTTATCATTACTTTTATAAGCACTAGCTATATGATTAGCGTGAGCCTTTTCAATGGCTGTTAGCCGTTGCATACAATTGAGCCTCAGTTTTCACACTTCTCTGAGAtgtaattacaaaaagaaaaaatgacaTGAGCATCTCAATTTACAAGGGAGCActcttataaaatattaattgatatCCAAGGAAGCTAATGTATTTGACTTCTGTTAAAAGATGGCTTTTTTGCAGGCTATTCAAGTCGAGCCATGCAAGTTGCAGCTGAAGAAAATGCTGTTGTTTTGTTGATTATTTGATGTTTTGTTTCTTAGTTACATTTGAACTAAGTTTGTAATGTATTTGTTGTAATTTGGTGCTGATGGATGTGATAAATCAGCTTAATCAAGTGTGCAAGCAAAGTTTTATAAGTTTCATGACTTTGATAGTAGAGTTAGGTGTGTTtaggtaactttttttttttaatatcagtCAAGCTGATTACTTGATATATGTAATGAGATGTTTTAGCAATATTATTATGAAccattcatcaaaattctctttttgttttggtTCTTATTGAGCAATCTGTTCTTGTTACAATTCAAGCccgattttttttgtttgttcagCAAGTTACAGTTGCTTTTAGCATAAGACTTT from Gossypium hirsutum isolate 1008001.06 chromosome D12, Gossypium_hirsutum_v2.1, whole genome shotgun sequence includes these protein-coding regions:
- the LOC121224518 gene encoding myosin-9-like — protein: MRLGLDVDIHKLEAEKLRKGKNKAEEDLDSLKIDYKKLRLSLRTAGLGKTSEQWRQEIKEEKAKVVQWEKKFQDARARESILEKNLLECRNEEARLKAQIAELESSLHLCRSRNSMIELRVSLSKIEELKKKIEELEDALRNSELRVELLEKHNEQYQEQLHHLQSQIRDRDYISLRYSLENQRNGSKTREIRAIARIDASSDARKTSQTAARYGSIPKRIIESIKTVNGWGAR
- the LOC107921552 gene encoding uncharacterized protein; the encoded protein is MVRKNATRERRQLDRRVHIRVIGLHLYQLDEHLFRALAQFWNPAYSCFTFGEIDLVPTIEEYTTLLHCPRFQADKVYSKAVNVPTFVKKLVNILGMTHSDTKKRVDVFALGIYGLMIFPRALGYIDEAVTDLFDRLDKRVTPVPAILAETFRSLSVCRSVGEGRFIGCAQLLLVWFHSHFWKVDKVSYRVFSKDYSPLKELAAMPRRDNITVERWIAILQNLKDEDVEWKALWMVPDEILYRCGNFDWVPLLGIWGAVGYAPLMVLKQYGSRQFVPVTQGLAQCEFSYKDDGYKKKIREMTNGWRQTHRMKRFTVGVMMTPEYHGWRSKRVNDNIPRPREDCVRSIEEHLQVVPSELEIIRQDFEKRSLELEKKIE